A section of the Dehalobacter sp. DCM genome encodes:
- a CDS encoding DUF190 domain-containing protein: MVKISGQAQRIRIYIGEASKYHGVNLYHAIVLKAKELGLAGATVFKGLEGFGANSRIKTSKILDLSSDLPIIVEVIDSAEYLKEFLAFLDDAVQEGLITVEDLEVRRYSPKKGR, from the coding sequence ATGGTTAAAATATCCGGTCAAGCCCAAAGAATTCGGATTTATATCGGAGAAGCCAGCAAATATCATGGTGTAAATCTTTACCACGCCATAGTTTTAAAGGCCAAGGAGTTGGGACTGGCCGGAGCCACAGTTTTTAAGGGCCTCGAAGGTTTTGGTGCTAACTCTCGAATCAAAACATCGAAAATACTGGACTTGTCCAGTGATTTACCAATTATCGTCGAGGTCATTGACAGCGCCGAATACTTAAAGGAATTTCTCGCATTCTTGGATGATGCTGTTCAGGAAGGCCTAATAACCGTCGAGGATCTGGAAGTCAGAAGGTATTCACCTAAAAAAGGGAGATGA
- the crcB gene encoding fluoride efflux transporter CrcB, whose translation MNLSVYLVIGLGGAFGAVARYAMSSWISQKFLYAFPWGTFAVNMLGCFIIGIVYVLGVENLILSSNTRLFLSVGFIGAFTTFSTFSLETLNIIKSGDVKTALFNSIGSLVVGLLAVWLGMVLTKLIVK comes from the coding sequence TTGAATTTGTCAGTATACCTCGTCATCGGTCTCGGCGGGGCATTTGGCGCTGTCGCACGCTATGCCATGTCAAGCTGGATTTCTCAGAAATTTCTATACGCATTTCCATGGGGTACTTTTGCCGTCAATATGCTGGGATGTTTCATTATAGGAATTGTTTATGTTCTCGGTGTCGAAAACCTTATCCTGAGTTCTAATACCCGTTTATTTCTATCGGTTGGTTTTATTGGCGCATTCACAACTTTTTCCACCTTTAGTCTGGAGACTCTGAATATCATTAAGAGCGGGGATGTAAAGACTGCGTTATTCAACAGCATCGGCAGTCTCGTCGTCGGTCTGCTGGCGGTATGGCTTGGGATGGTTCTAACAAAACTAATTGTGAAGTAA
- a CDS encoding FeoA family protein, with the protein MLTNDQLTMDKIPVETKAKIVRINMDRLLKKKLTDMGLIAGTEFRVDGQAPLGDPIKISIRGYQLAIRRSDAKKIDVEKI; encoded by the coding sequence ATGTTAACCAATGACCAACTAACCATGGATAAGATACCTGTCGAAACGAAAGCGAAAATTGTGAGAATCAATATGGACAGACTGCTTAAGAAAAAGTTGACTGATATGGGTTTGATTGCAGGTACTGAATTCAGAGTCGATGGACAGGCGCCATTAGGTGATCCGATCAAGATCTCGATCCGGGGTTATCAACTGGCGATCAGACGAAGTGATGCCAAAAAAATTGACGTGGAAAAGATTTGA
- the feoB gene encoding ferrous iron transport protein B: MKNNNFTIALVGNPNCGKTSLFNVLTGSRQHVGNWPGVTVEKKEGTAFLNGREITVIDLPGTYSFSASSEDEIVAVAYIMDEKPDMIINVIDSANLERNLYLTLQLIEMNMPLVVALNMTDEAEKKNIYINKEKLSATLGVPIINTVATKNIGIQELLEAALAEDTLKRTSVLDYWKGLINEFKPLTDAFADTGSFDKETRTYLAMRALEDDAYAKNLIDSNASLREIIQNEKKMVNDRLGFEPAMVIADKRYSCIAEIIEASVRREKTVKKDITDMIDTVVTNKWLGIPLFFGIMFVLYQFTMGFGNNFLGGYVELAFQMLAQWVSVLMAESPLLLRSFVSDALIGGVGSVLVFVPLMFTMYFLISFLEDSGYMARAAYVMDRLMQAVGLHGKTAVAMIVGSGCNVAGIMSTRTLDTRKDRMIGILISPFISCSARLPVYALFAGAFFKDIKIGFLPVAGLVIFSLYLLGIIVAVAAGKLLSKTAFKQEKSYFVMELPPYRMPTLKSLFRHMWEKTESFVKKAGTTILGIVILLWALSVFPFGVEPGSAESVLGKIGAAIAPVLSPAGFGSWQSAVSLVVGIGAKEAIIATLGMVYGTGENTLSAILPLYFTPLSAYAFMVMTLLYSPCAATIAIIKKETNSWQWAILSVAYSLIIGWTAATLIYQLGSLIG; the protein is encoded by the coding sequence ATGAAAAATAACAATTTCACAATTGCTTTAGTCGGAAATCCAAATTGTGGCAAGACAAGTTTATTCAATGTTTTGACCGGTTCCAGACAACATGTCGGCAACTGGCCGGGAGTAACCGTTGAAAAAAAAGAGGGAACCGCGTTTTTGAATGGCAGAGAGATAACCGTCATCGATCTTCCGGGAACATATAGTTTTTCGGCAAGTTCTGAGGACGAAATCGTTGCTGTTGCGTACATTATGGATGAAAAACCGGATATGATCATCAACGTCATTGATTCAGCCAACTTGGAACGCAACTTGTACCTGACACTACAGCTTATAGAAATGAACATGCCCTTAGTTGTTGCTTTGAATATGACAGATGAAGCAGAAAAGAAAAATATCTACATCAATAAAGAAAAGCTCTCGGCAACACTCGGTGTTCCGATTATTAATACGGTAGCAACAAAGAATATCGGTATACAAGAACTTCTGGAAGCTGCTTTAGCTGAAGATACACTGAAGAGAACTTCTGTACTTGATTATTGGAAGGGATTGATTAACGAATTTAAACCGCTGACAGATGCATTTGCGGATACAGGCAGCTTCGATAAAGAAACGAGAACCTATTTAGCCATGCGGGCGTTGGAGGATGACGCTTATGCAAAGAATCTTATCGATAGTAATGCGTCACTCAGAGAAATTATTCAAAACGAAAAAAAGATGGTCAACGATCGCTTGGGGTTCGAGCCGGCGATGGTTATTGCCGATAAACGGTATAGTTGTATTGCAGAGATTATCGAAGCCAGCGTTCGGAGAGAAAAAACAGTAAAAAAAGATATCACAGACATGATCGATACGGTAGTCACAAACAAATGGCTGGGTATTCCTTTATTTTTTGGAATTATGTTTGTTCTCTATCAGTTTACGATGGGATTTGGCAATAATTTTCTAGGCGGCTATGTCGAGCTGGCTTTTCAGATGTTAGCTCAGTGGGTTTCTGTACTTATGGCGGAATCGCCGCTTCTGCTTCGTTCATTTGTAAGCGATGCCCTTATTGGCGGGGTCGGTTCCGTACTCGTATTTGTTCCGTTGATGTTTACAATGTATTTTCTAATCTCTTTTCTTGAGGATAGCGGCTATATGGCACGTGCGGCGTACGTCATGGACCGGTTAATGCAGGCGGTAGGTCTCCACGGCAAAACTGCCGTGGCGATGATTGTGGGCAGTGGCTGTAATGTTGCTGGAATTATGTCTACGCGGACTTTGGATACCCGGAAGGATAGAATGATCGGGATACTCATCAGTCCGTTTATCTCCTGCAGCGCCAGGCTTCCGGTATATGCGCTGTTTGCAGGCGCTTTTTTCAAGGACATAAAAATCGGTTTTTTACCCGTTGCCGGCTTGGTGATTTTTTCACTCTACCTGCTTGGTATTATTGTTGCTGTCGCAGCCGGGAAGTTGCTCAGCAAGACGGCATTTAAACAGGAAAAGTCTTATTTTGTTATGGAACTTCCGCCTTACCGCATGCCGACATTAAAGAGCTTGTTCCGTCATATGTGGGAAAAAACAGAGTCCTTCGTTAAAAAAGCAGGCACGACGATCTTGGGTATTGTCATTTTGCTTTGGGCGCTGTCGGTTTTCCCGTTTGGTGTTGAGCCTGGAAGCGCAGAGAGCGTTTTGGGCAAGATCGGTGCGGCTATTGCACCCGTATTATCGCCCGCCGGCTTTGGAAGTTGGCAGTCCGCGGTATCTCTTGTCGTCGGAATCGGAGCCAAGGAAGCCATCATTGCGACGCTGGGGATGGTTTACGGAACGGGAGAGAACACCCTCAGTGCAATTTTACCACTCTATTTCACTCCGCTTTCGGCCTACGCGTTCATGGTTATGACGCTGCTCTACTCACCCTGTGCCGCTACCATCGCGATTATTAAGAAAGAGACTAATTCTTGGCAATGGGCGATACTTTCGGTAGCCTATTCACTGATAATCGGCTGGACCGCGGCGACGCTGATCTATCAGCTGGGATCATTAATCGGGTAA
- a CDS encoding FeoC-like transcriptional regulator, whose protein sequence is MLIRVLKEIAGKETNSLTGLAKKMNLRVDMLVQMLKNLERMGYLEFDDASCADDTCRECGVCCTKKNKEDKQIKEIVTGQWKLTEKGRGAI, encoded by the coding sequence ATGCTGATCAGAGTACTCAAAGAAATTGCAGGAAAGGAAACAAATTCTCTTACCGGTTTAGCCAAGAAGATGAACCTTCGTGTTGATATGTTAGTCCAGATGTTAAAGAATCTGGAGCGAATGGGATATCTCGAGTTTGATGATGCTTCCTGTGCTGACGATACATGCAGAGAATGCGGCGTATGCTGCACGAAGAAAAATAAAGAGGATAAGCAAATCAAAGAGATCGTGACGGGACAGTGGAAGCTTACGGAAAAGGGCAGAGGAGCTATCTGA
- a CDS encoding LolA family protein, giving the protein MSQRKISLVYLLVIILLCAGILSGCGGGKTADQNQSSSSQSATSTPKQTQTVKDDKTIVAELISKGQTINEMSYELVMVGDGTTADSKVWYKNKKMKAETTMNGVKGTSYFDFASGECITIMQNMAFKVKIPEYEGVDNATPLDYANGLTDTAYTVNGTETVNGMKCRVITVSSEEFNAKEWINEENGMIVKVQQEVDGKTITMEFKNIKIGTGTVPDSTFDLPSGVEVMDMNDLMNQAMPEAE; this is encoded by the coding sequence ATGTCACAAAGAAAAATAAGCCTTGTTTATCTATTGGTGATTATCTTGTTGTGTGCCGGGATTCTTTCAGGCTGCGGCGGGGGGAAAACTGCAGACCAGAATCAGTCATCGTCGTCTCAGTCTGCAACGTCAACACCCAAACAAACCCAGACCGTGAAAGATGATAAGACAATTGTTGCTGAACTTATCAGCAAAGGCCAGACAATTAACGAAATGTCCTATGAACTCGTTATGGTTGGCGACGGAACAACTGCCGACAGCAAGGTCTGGTATAAAAATAAGAAAATGAAAGCCGAAACCACGATGAATGGTGTCAAAGGCACCTCTTATTTCGACTTTGCCAGCGGTGAATGCATCACCATTATGCAAAATATGGCCTTTAAAGTAAAAATTCCGGAATATGAAGGTGTAGACAACGCAACCCCTTTGGATTATGCTAATGGGCTGACGGATACCGCCTATACCGTCAACGGCACAGAAACGGTCAATGGTATGAAATGCCGAGTTATTACAGTAAGCAGCGAAGAATTCAACGCCAAGGAATGGATCAATGAAGAAAACGGCATGATCGTAAAAGTCCAACAGGAAGTGGACGGAAAAACAATAACCATGGAATTTAAAAATATTAAAATTGGTACCGGAACGGTACCCGACAGCACCTTTGATCTTCCGTCGGGTGTAGAAGTGATGGATATGAACGACCTGATGAATCAGGCCATGCCTGAAGCGGAGTAA
- the htpG gene encoding molecular chaperone HtpG — MMNNNVETREFQTEITQLLDIVINSLYTEREIFLRELISNAADATEKLRYCRLTENETCEAEQPLEIYIDTDEEAHTITITDNGIGMTHEDLIENLGTIAHSGSKEFIKQLTEYGKVGQGNTDLSLIGQFGVGFYSAFMVADTVTIYTRSFRPGSESWIWTSQGTGSYSIEPGDQTNYGTKIVLHLKENAYDFCKADEINRIIKQYSGFVPYPVKVNGEKVNTVQAIWTKNASEISDEEYTEFYKYIDNAYDEPLYRMHFTADAPLAIKALLFVPGENFERFGFSKMERGVNLYCKKVMIQEKSEAIVPEWMRFVRGVIDSDDLPLNISRETLQDNALIAKLNRVVTARFLKFLEEKAKDDAAKYNDFWRKFDKFLKEGAASDYTHCDALVRLLRYESNMTGEGELISLEDYVSRMRDEQKAIYYVSGANRQVIESGPYLEIFKDKGIEVLYTYEPIDDYILSNLPDFKGKKMIAAEQDSADLPDMPEEDNASASEIQGDELNEYLEWFKQTLGDRVTEVRASKRLVDSPAVVLSAYGTHSMQKMMQIVNKDLNNIPAGILEINSKHPVIKGINELRKSGDLFASAAAEQVLENSQIAAGLIIDPSSMVNRLYSILERAVEKKN, encoded by the coding sequence ATGATGAATAACAATGTTGAAACCCGAGAGTTTCAGACAGAAATCACACAGCTGTTGGATATTGTTATTAATTCTCTCTATACAGAAAGAGAGATATTTTTAAGAGAACTCATATCCAATGCAGCGGACGCTACGGAAAAACTGCGCTATTGCAGACTCACCGAAAATGAGACCTGTGAAGCGGAGCAGCCTCTAGAAATTTATATTGATACGGATGAAGAGGCCCACACCATCACAATCACCGATAACGGTATTGGTATGACTCACGAAGATCTGATTGAAAACCTTGGTACGATTGCCCATTCCGGCTCCAAAGAATTCATTAAGCAGTTGACGGAGTATGGGAAAGTAGGGCAAGGAAATACCGATTTAAGCCTGATCGGGCAGTTTGGGGTTGGTTTCTACTCGGCTTTTATGGTTGCCGATACAGTGACAATCTACACGCGTTCATTCCGCCCGGGGTCTGAAAGCTGGATATGGACCTCTCAGGGGACCGGCAGCTATTCCATTGAACCGGGTGATCAGACAAATTATGGGACAAAGATCGTTCTCCATTTAAAAGAAAACGCCTATGATTTCTGCAAAGCAGATGAAATCAATCGGATCATCAAGCAGTACTCAGGCTTTGTTCCTTATCCGGTCAAAGTCAACGGCGAGAAGGTCAATACCGTACAAGCTATCTGGACGAAGAATGCCTCGGAAATCAGCGATGAGGAATATACCGAATTTTATAAATACATCGATAATGCCTATGACGAACCGTTATATCGGATGCATTTTACTGCGGATGCACCTTTGGCTATTAAAGCACTGCTTTTTGTCCCAGGCGAAAATTTTGAACGGTTTGGTTTTAGCAAAATGGAACGCGGCGTGAACCTCTATTGTAAAAAGGTAATGATCCAGGAAAAATCCGAAGCGATCGTTCCCGAATGGATGCGTTTTGTCAGGGGGGTCATAGACAGTGACGACCTGCCGCTGAATATCTCCAGAGAAACGCTCCAGGACAATGCGCTGATAGCGAAGCTTAACCGTGTCGTCACAGCGCGATTTTTGAAATTCCTTGAGGAAAAGGCCAAGGATGATGCCGCTAAATATAATGATTTCTGGAGGAAATTCGACAAATTCCTGAAAGAAGGCGCTGCTTCGGACTATACGCATTGCGACGCCTTGGTCCGATTGCTTCGTTATGAATCCAATATGACCGGCGAAGGTGAGTTAATCTCATTGGAAGACTACGTCAGCCGGATGAGAGACGAACAAAAGGCAATTTATTATGTCAGCGGAGCAAACCGGCAGGTCATTGAGTCTGGCCCCTATCTGGAAATATTCAAGGATAAAGGAATCGAAGTGCTCTATACGTATGAACCGATCGACGATTATATCCTCAGCAACTTGCCTGACTTTAAAGGCAAGAAAATGATTGCGGCTGAACAGGACAGCGCTGATTTGCCGGATATGCCTGAGGAGGACAATGCCAGCGCAAGTGAAATCCAAGGGGATGAGCTTAATGAGTATCTCGAATGGTTTAAACAAACATTGGGTGATAGAGTCACTGAGGTTCGTGCCTCTAAACGATTAGTGGACAGTCCAGCGGTGGTGTTAAGTGCTTATGGTACTCACAGCATGCAGAAGATGATGCAAATCGTCAATAAAGACTTGAATAACATTCCTGCAGGAATCTTGGAGATCAACAGCAAACATCCCGTAATTAAGGGTATCAATGAACTCCGAAAATCCGGTGACCTTTTCGCGTCTGCAGCAGCCGAACAGGTTCTTGAAAATTCACAGATCGCAGCCGGTCTCATCATTGATCCCAGCAGTATGGTCAACCGGCTATACAGCATTCTGGAAAGAGCGGTCGAGAAAAAGAACTGA
- a CDS encoding ZIP family metal transporter, whose translation MIFISILLYGLIAGLITGLGAVISISIKNITHKILSVSLGFASGIMIGISALSLIPTSLNMSNAGITIAGFVAGGLFLFMVDIFMPHIHKVEADWDGYAKMGYFIALGIALHNLPEGIAIGATSEVSYHMGLVTAVTIGLHNIAEGLCVAMPLCLSNVRKSKIVIITTMTGLSTVVGTAMGMLIGNISTIFIAFFLAFAAGAMIYITSDELIPKSHSSHSEYANVGIMLGFIIALILS comes from the coding sequence GTGATCTTTATTTCTATTCTGCTTTACGGATTGATAGCGGGACTCATTACCGGTCTGGGCGCGGTCATATCCATTTCAATCAAAAACATTACGCATAAGATTCTCTCGGTTTCCTTAGGCTTTGCTTCCGGGATCATGATCGGAATATCGGCCTTAAGTCTCATTCCGACAAGTTTGAATATGAGCAACGCGGGCATTACCATTGCAGGATTTGTCGCTGGGGGGCTTTTTCTGTTCATGGTCGATATTTTTATGCCGCATATTCATAAGGTCGAGGCAGATTGGGACGGATATGCCAAGATGGGCTACTTTATCGCGCTGGGCATCGCCTTGCATAACCTACCTGAGGGGATCGCTATCGGTGCGACTAGTGAAGTGTCGTATCATATGGGCCTGGTGACAGCGGTAACGATCGGTTTACATAACATTGCCGAAGGTCTTTGCGTAGCTATGCCGTTGTGTCTTAGTAACGTTCGAAAAAGCAAGATTGTTATCATTACGACAATGACCGGTTTATCGACTGTCGTTGGTACCGCCATGGGGATGCTCATCGGGAATATTTCGACGATTTTTATTGCGTTTTTCCTGGCGTTTGCGGCAGGGGCAATGATTTACATCACCAGTGATGAGCTCATTCCAAAAAGTCATAGTTCACATAGTGAATATGCTAACGTGGGAATCATGCTGGGTTTTATTATTGCCTTAATCCTGTCATAA
- a CDS encoding sensor histidine kinase, with protein sequence MKVHPLENLNIWRKSLVGQLLVRFWICHIIFFSMIGFIQYNSIKNSLYQSVEQNLLSDYFSIKNNMPGWILNDELPPGRFAELRPGNFVAFYTSDYTLKSIVYSYGQQSSIPNLNSSGLPFDLAEKARTGECFTYEDDKKVNYMFLATTILNTPTSLNSLQMEKPATAPAYAGYALIGEPLTQEEAILNKNLRSFVFNAIIIILLSTFLTALALQKPLEPLLIISSTARKIANGRYDLRLPTMSNAASEILQLRETLNHMLGQMENALKTERSAKNRMARFIADASHELRTPLTSIRGFLEILQRTGTTDKETLETAHQTMLIETERLIRLTEGLLTLNRITQEESTDGLVRYTSSLGDILPELLPLLTPLLHDRILMLNGKDIVTLAEDDLKSPDSEQLLPLKPDELKQILYNLINNAIQHTSAGGIISIDTGMDKGRLHLSIKDNGEGIVPEDIPHIFERFFRSDRSRTHEKGQGSGLGLAIVSELVRHRGGDIHVESQRGEGTCFRISFPVMTGLRQ encoded by the coding sequence ATGAAAGTCCATCCACTGGAGAATCTGAATATTTGGCGAAAATCCCTGGTCGGCCAGCTTCTGGTCCGTTTTTGGATTTGTCATATTATCTTTTTTTCGATGATTGGCTTTATCCAATATAATTCTATTAAGAATTCACTCTATCAGAGTGTCGAGCAAAATTTGCTATCGGACTACTTTTCCATTAAGAATAACATGCCGGGATGGATTCTAAACGATGAGCTTCCTCCCGGTAGATTTGCGGAACTTCGTCCAGGGAATTTTGTAGCCTTTTATACCAGCGATTACACACTCAAATCGATTGTTTACAGTTACGGACAACAAAGCTCTATCCCTAATTTGAATAGCAGCGGTTTGCCATTTGATCTTGCGGAAAAGGCACGAACCGGCGAATGCTTCACTTATGAGGATGATAAAAAGGTCAACTATATGTTTTTGGCTACAACGATATTAAACACGCCGACTTCGTTAAACAGTCTTCAGATGGAGAAGCCTGCTACAGCTCCGGCTTATGCCGGTTATGCCCTGATCGGTGAACCATTAACCCAAGAGGAAGCGATATTAAACAAGAACCTCCGTAGTTTTGTATTCAATGCGATTATTATTATCCTGCTCAGTACCTTTTTGACCGCACTTGCCCTGCAAAAACCATTAGAACCGCTGCTGATCATCTCCTCTACTGCCCGCAAAATTGCCAACGGCCGCTACGACCTGCGTCTTCCCACGATGAGTAATGCCGCCTCCGAGATTCTGCAGCTTCGGGAAACACTTAACCATATGCTTGGCCAAATGGAAAATGCTCTGAAAACCGAACGTTCAGCCAAGAATCGAATGGCACGATTTATAGCCGATGCATCGCATGAACTTCGTACGCCATTGACATCGATCAGGGGATTTTTAGAAATATTACAGCGGACCGGAACCACAGATAAAGAAACCCTGGAAACCGCCCATCAAACTATGCTTATTGAAACTGAACGTCTCATCCGACTGACGGAAGGACTATTAACCCTTAATCGGATCACCCAGGAAGAGAGCACCGATGGTCTGGTCCGGTATACGTCCAGTCTGGGTGATATTCTGCCGGAATTGCTCCCGTTACTTACCCCCCTGCTGCATGATCGTATCCTCATGCTCAATGGAAAAGATATCGTGACACTTGCCGAGGATGACCTGAAATCGCCGGATAGTGAACAGCTATTGCCCCTCAAGCCGGATGAGCTGAAGCAGATCCTGTACAACCTAATTAACAACGCCATCCAGCATACCTCAGCAGGCGGAATCATTTCGATCGATACCGGTATGGATAAGGGCAGGCTGCACCTCTCCATTAAAGATAACGGCGAAGGAATCGTTCCCGAGGATATTCCTCATATCTTTGAACGGTTTTTCCGCTCAGACCGCTCTCGGACCCACGAAAAAGGCCAGGGCTCCGGTTTGGGCCTGGCCATTGTCTCTGAACTTGTTCGTCATCGCGGCGGCGATATCCACGTTGAAAGTCAACGCGGTGAGGGCACTTGCTTTAGAATTAGTTTTCCTGTTATGACAGGATTAAGGCAATAA
- a CDS encoding response regulator transcription factor — MANKFKILIVDDDASIRQMLTMGLKQEGYDVRAAENGKKAMDTIPEFEPHVIILDIMMPVMDGYELCEIIPEISGASMIMLTAKDTSSDIVKGLRLGAHDYLVKPFHFEELLARIEVQLRNRFPDLSGQKEIGRFTVDELKKMILLDNHPLQLSPTEYKLLSYLLWNTNQTLSKEQILNHIWGYDFEGEDNIVEVYIRYLREKLEDFDHNIIKTVRGLGYRLQTEA; from the coding sequence TTGGCCAACAAATTTAAAATACTGATTGTCGATGATGACGCTTCGATTCGTCAAATGCTGACCATGGGACTTAAACAAGAAGGGTACGATGTGCGCGCTGCAGAAAACGGGAAAAAAGCGATGGATACTATACCTGAGTTCGAACCCCATGTAATCATTCTCGATATTATGATGCCGGTTATGGACGGATACGAATTATGTGAGATCATCCCAGAAATATCCGGAGCTTCGATGATCATGCTGACAGCAAAAGACACTTCATCAGACATTGTCAAAGGTCTTCGTCTGGGTGCGCATGATTATTTAGTTAAACCGTTTCATTTTGAAGAACTCTTGGCCAGGATTGAGGTCCAGCTACGCAACCGTTTTCCTGACTTGTCGGGACAAAAAGAGATTGGGCGCTTTACAGTGGACGAGCTAAAAAAGATGATTCTGCTGGATAATCACCCCCTTCAACTTTCCCCAACCGAATATAAGCTTCTATCCTATCTTTTATGGAACACCAACCAAACGTTAAGCAAGGAGCAGATTTTGAATCATATCTGGGGTTATGATTTTGAAGGTGAAGATAACATCGTTGAGGTTTATATTCGTTATTTGCGTGAGAAGCTTGAAGATTTTGATCATAACATCATCAAAACGGTTCGCGGTTTAGGCTATCGCCTTCAGACCGAAGCTTAG